From Mus musculus strain C57BL/6J chromosome 8, GRCm38.p6 C57BL/6J, a single genomic window includes:
- the Hsbp1 gene encoding heat shock factor-binding protein 1 produces the protein MAETDPKTMQDITLVVETLLQQMQDKFQIMSDQIIGRIDDMSSRIDDLEKNIADLMTQAGVEELDPENKIPTAQKS, from the exons ATGGCCGAGACGGACCCCAAGACCATGCAGGACATCACCTTGGTG GTGGAGACGCTCTTGCAGCAGATGCAAGACAAGTTTCAGATCATGTCAGACCAGATCATCGGAAGGA TAGATGACATGAGCAGTCGGATTGACGACCTGGAGAAGAATATCGCTGACCTCATGACCCAGGCTGGAGTAGAAGAACTGGACCCTGAAAACAAGATTCCTACTGCCCAGAAGAGTTGA